Within the Bacteroidota bacterium genome, the region GACCTAAGGAACAGAATCAAGGGTGTAAAAAGCACCCAGCAGATTACAAAAGCTATGAAAATGGTAGCGGCTGCCAAATTGCGTCGTGCCACTGAAGCTATTGTGAGTGCCAGACCTTATGCAAACAAACTTGGAAGTCTTGTAAGTAATCTTTTTACTGAGGATGACAAGCTCACCAATCCCTTCGTGTTAACGCGTGAAGTGAAGACCGAGCTGATTATTGTAGTAACCGCCGACAGAGGACTCTGTGGTGCTTTCAACACCAATATTATCAAAGAAGCTGCACATTATGTTGCTGATTTGAAGAGTAAAGGGATCGAGCCTGTGTTGTTCACCGTCGGAAAAAAAGGTTACGACCACTTCAGAAAAAGAGATGTGAAGCTTGCCGGCGATGTAACAGGACTGTTTAACAGTCTCAATTTTTCGTATGTAGGTAAAATCCTTCCGTCAGCGATTCAGGGATTTCTTTCAGGTAAATATGACAAGGTTACTTTTATTTATAACGAATTTAAGTCGGTAATCTCTCAGAAAGTGATTCATTCACAATTTTTACCTGTTCCGATTGAAGTAAGTGAAGGAACTTCCGGCGATTTGTTTATCTTTGAAAAGTCGCAGAAGGAAATTTTGAATTCCCTGCTTCCACAGTATCTTGAAACACAGTTGTGGAAGGCACTTCTCGATTCCAACGCTGCCGAGCACGGTGCAAGAATGACCGCGATGGAGAATGCCACCACGAATGCATCAGAGCTTATCTCCTCGCTCAAGTTGACATACAACAAGGCAAGACAGGCGGCGATCACTAAAGAGCTCCTGGAAGTTGTTTCGGGCGCTAATGCCCTTAGAGGTTAATCCTTTAAATGTTTAAGGATCTTAGCGATAAACTGGAGTTAGCCCTCAAGAAAATAAGGGGGCAAGGGAAACTTACCGAATCGAATGTCAGTGACACGGTAAGAGAGATAAGAAGAATTCTTCTTGATGCGGATGTAAACTACAAAGTTACAAAAGATTTTATTGAGCGTGTCAGGGTGAAGGCGATGGGGCAGGAGGTAATTACTTCCATCACCCCGGGACAGTTGATTACCAAGATCATTTATGATGAACTGGTTGATCTTCTCGGAGGTTCGTCGCAGGAACTGAGTCTGAATCCTTCCGGAAAGACCATTCTCCTTATTGTCGGCTTGCAGGGGTCGGGAAAAACCACTTTTTCCGGGAAGCTTGCAAGAAGATTCAAGGGAATGGGAAAACGACCTTTGCTGGTTGCAGCGGATATCTATCGTCCTGCGGCAATAGATCAGCTTAAAACACTCGGTACTCAAATTGATGTTCCTGTGTTTTCACTTGAGGTGAAGGACGCCCGCAAAATAGCCGGGGATGCAATCAGGTTTGCGGAAGCGAACCGGAACGATGTTATCATAATAGATACAGCGGGAAGATTGCATGTGGATGAAGAACTTATGTCGGAAGTAGCTGATATTAAAGAATTGGTGAAACCAACAGAGGTTCTTTTTGTTGTTGATTCAATGACAGGACAGGACGCCATAAACTCGGCTAAATCGTTCAACGATAAAGTTGATTTTGACGGAATTGTTCTGACCAAGCTCGATGGTGATTCAAGAGGCGGATGTGCCCTTTCGATCAGGGAAGTGGTTGGCAAACCGATAAAGTTCATCAGCACGGGTGAAAAACTTGATGCAATTGACATCTTCTATCCTGACCGTCTCGCCTCGAGAATACTGGGAAAGGGAGATGTAGTAAGTCTGGTAGAAAAAGCTCAGGAAGCTTTCGATCAGAAGGATGCAGAGGAACTTGAAGAGAAGCTGCGTAAAAACAGGTTCGATTTCGACGATTTCCTGAAGCAGATAAAGATGATAAAGAAAATGGGTTCTTTGTCATCCCTTATTTCAATGATACCGGGAATACCGAATCAGATGAAGAATGCTCAGGTTGACGATAATGCACTGGTGAAGGTTGAAGCTATAATCAATTCGATGACCAGAGTGGAGAGGGGAAACCCTAAAATATTGAACGGTGGTCGCCGTCGCAGAATAGCAAGAGGAAGTGGCACCACAATACAGGATGTGAACAGGTTGATCAAGCAATTCACAGAGATGCAGACGATGATCACCAGATTAAATAAGAATAACTTTTTTAGAAAACAGAAATAACATATTTTGATATCCGGAGGAAACCAGATTTGGTCAAATTAAGACTCAAAAGAATGGGCAAGAAGAGACAGCCCGTTTATAAAATTGTCGCAGTAGATTCACGCGTGCCAAGAGATGGCAAATATCTTGAAGCCGTTGGTCAGTACAGTCCAAAAGACGAACCACATACAGTAATCATCGATGAAGAGATTGCATTAAAGTGGTTGGGATTTGGTGCACAACCAACAGACACAGTTAGAAGCTTGCTTCGTCAGACCGGTATACTCTACAAGAGACAGATGCTCAGGAAAAACTTCCCTGCAGATGTTATCGAAGCCAACATGGCTAAATGGAGAGAAGGAAGAAACATTCCTGCGCCGGCGGTAAAAGAAGTTAAAGCTGCTCCGGCTCCGGTAGTAGTCGAAGAGCCAAAGAGTTCTGAAGGTACAGCAGAAGTAACGGGTGCTTCTTCTGAAGAGAACATTTAGTTCGGTCTGTACTTAGCACTATCTTAAAGCCCCTTGCTCTAATGGAGGATTCCGAATGAAGGAATTTGTTGAATTCATCTCCAAACATCTTGTCGATGCGCCTGACAAGGTAATCGTTGAAGTCAAATCAGAGGAAGAAAAAAAAGTTGTCTTCGCACTGAGGGTAGATGCTAATGATATCGGAAAGGTTATCGGAAAGCAAGGAAAAACCGCACAGGCGATAAGGACACTATTGACTGCAGTCGCTGCCAAAGAAGGCAAGCGAGTTATTCTTGAAATAGTTGATTAATTCCTGCTGTTACTGTGGACGGATATATTCTTATTGCCAAAATAAGTTCTGTTTACGGTAAAGGTGGCTATTTAAGATTACAGTCTTTCTCCGATTTTCCTGACCGTTTTTTTAAACTCAAAACGGTCTTCGTGGAGTTCTATGCTTCCTTGAAATCTCTCAAGATTGAAAAGGTAAAATTTGACGGTGAGGATTTGCTTGTCAAGTTTGAGAAGTTCGATTCCGACAAAGATGTTGAGATGTTTACGGGCAAGGAGTTGTTTATACCTGAGACTGAAATAGCTGCACTTCCTGATGATACTTTTTATATACATGATCTGATTGGAAGCAAAGTGGTTTACAGGGATCAGGAGCTGGGTATTATAGAGGATGTGATGGTATTGCCTGCGAATGATGTGTATGTGGTTTCGAAAGAGGGAAAAGAGACACTCGTTCCGGCGGTCAAGGAATTCATAAAGTCATTTTCACCTGAAGGGAAACTTCTTGTGTTGAGCGACAATTTCCCGGGTTATGACGATGAGAATTGATATTATTAGTGCTGTTCCCGGGTTCTTCGATGGACCATTGAACAACAGTATCATAAAAAGGGGACAAACAAAGGGCAAGGTTGAGATACATGTCCATAACCTTAGGGATTACGCATACGACAAACATCGCATGATAGATGATAAACCCTTCGGAGGTGGTGCGGGAATGGTTCTTAAAGTGGAACCCTTCTTCGATTGTATCCTGAAACTGAAGTCTGAACGGGATTATGACGCTATAATTTTTACCGCACCGCATGGTAAAATTTATGATCAGCAGGATGCCAACAGGTATTCACTGATGGAAAACATAATGATAATTTGCGGTCACTACAAGGGAATAGACGACAGAGTAAGGGAAGCATTTGCCACCGAGATAGTATCGATAGGCAATTTTGTCCTTACAGGTGGTGAGCTGCTCGCCATGGTTCTGGTTGATTCTGTTGTCAGAATAATACCCGGTGTGTTGAATGACAGCGAATCGGCATTGGACGATTCATTCCAGGATGGTGATATGATTGGTGCACCATGCTATACGAGACCTGCGGAGTTCCGGGGCTTGTCCGTGCCTGAAGTATTGCTTCAGGGTGATCACGGAAAAGTGAGGGAGTGGCGGGAAGATCAATCAAAAATTTTAACAGACTATTGGAAAAAGATAAATAAGATTGGAGCACAGGTATGACAAGCCTCTATGATTTCATCCCGGAGGAAAAAAGATCCGAATTCGCCGATTTCAATATTGGTGACAGGGTCAGAGTTCATGTAAGGGTAATTGAAGGAGACAAGGAAAGAATTCAGCCATTCGAAGGTGATGTAATTGGTATCAAGGGAAGCCTTGAAAACAAGACATTCACCGTCCGCAAGATTTCAAGCGGCGTTGGTGTGGAAAGAATATTTCCTTTCAACTCCCCAAAGGTTGCAAAAGTTGAGCTGGTAAGAGAAGGAAAGGTTCGCAGAGCCAAACTTTATTACCTCAGAGAGCTTTCAGGAAAAGCAGCCAAAATCAAATCAAAGAACCTTCGTTAATTTTTGTTGTTTTGCGATAAACGGGCTGCGGCAGAGTAGTTTGCTGCAGCCTCTTTTTTTTATTTCGAAATGAAATTAGGTATCTCCCCGAATATTGTCACAAGCATGTTTGCCACATTTTTAAAGAGCAAACTTGACTGTGAAATATTGTTTCTTCCCGTTTCCAAACTTCTCGATGCAGTAAAAAACAGAGAGATAGACCTTGCCCTTGTACCACCCCTCGATTTGCACAAAGGAGGAGATTTCGTCGTTTCAAGTCTCTACGGAATTGTGGCTGATTCGGTATTCTCAACAACCTTTCTCTACTTCAAACCTGGTGAGAAGGAAGTAAACGAGATCACCATGAAAGGCGACATTTCATTTCACGACATTACTCTGGTGAGAGTGATATTCAGGGAATTGTACGGGATTGATCCAAAAATGACCTCTTACACCGGTGATATCGGTCAGGTGGAGAATCTTTTAGTGGCAGGAGATGACAACTATCTTTCCGGCAGATATGAACTGGGAATGAACATTGCGGAAGAAGCAACAGAATGCCTCCAGTATCCCGCCATTTCATATATACTTGTCGCATCCAGGGAAGAGGCACTTGAATCGGTTCACCGGAAAGTGAAGGAAATGAACGATGCCCTTTTCGAGTTCGGGGGCGACTGGCTCTCAACAACCGGAATATCTGAAAGAACGCTGGAGTACCTGCAGGAAAACCTTCATCATCTCTCGTTTGAATTCAGCGATGAAATAGTTGAATCACTAAAAAATCTGATTTCTGTCCCCTACTACTATAATCTTACAGAAGACATCCCCGAGTATACCCTCGTCTAATCCCTGCAGCAGTTACACTTCAAACAGTACCTTCAAAACCCCCGTTTAAAATAAAAAACCGGAACACAAAGTCATACTTCACATTCCGGTAAAAAAGAGTTTTGTATCAGTTTGAATTATCAGCAAATCAACTAATAACTAATAACTCACAACTAATAACTATAAAGCCACATGCGCCAGATTGATGATTTCAGGGATGTTCCTGATTTCTTCAAGGACACCATCAGTGAGCGGTTGTTTTAATTTTACTGTACACTTGGCAACCAGACCACCGGCAAACACTTCATTCTCAACTTCCTCTATATTCACTTCATCTTTTTTCATAACATTGAGTATTGAAGCGATAACACCGGGTTTGTCGTAGTGTTTAACGATAAGCTGATAGTGTGACTCTTCCCAGCGGGCTTTGTTCACCCAATGAGCAATAACGCCACTGTTAATGTAGCCTCCGATGATATTTACAGTTTCTTCTGCAACAGCATCCTGAGCCTGTTCAGTGGATGCGCCAATGTGATGAGTAATGTAGATATTTTTGTTGTTCATCAGTTTTGATGAAACCTCACCGGCTTTACCTTCAGGTTCGCCGGTAAACACATCGAATCCACAGAAGATGTTTTTCTCTTCAATGGCTTCGAGGAGGGCATCTTCATCAATAACTTCGGCGCGGGAGGTGTTGATAAGGATACTGTTTGGTTTCATCAATTTAAACATCTCTTTATTGAAGAGTTTTCTTGTACCGTCAGTCAGGGGAAGATGGATGGTTATTATGTCGAGAATAGGAAGAATTTTGTCCATTTCTGAAAACTCTTTTACACCGTAACCTTCAACGCGGGAGATATCTTTAGCATAAACATTCATACCGAAAGCGGTAGCTCTGGCTGCCACTTCCTTGCCGATGTTACCAAAACCGATGATTCCGAGGTTTTTCCCGTAAATTCCCTGGGCTTTTGAGTAGATTCCCTTGTTCCAGACTCCATTTCTGAAGTCGATCACATTATCAGGGATTTTCCGGTCGATTGCAACCATCAAACCTATTGCGAGCTCTGCTACTGCGATAGAGTTCTTGCCGGGGCAGTTGGTCACATAGACGCCTTTTTTGTTGGCAGCGGCGATATTGATGTTATTCACACCTGCGCCTGCACGGACGATGAGATTCAACCTTTCGGCTGAGTTAATAGTCTGTTCGTTTACTTTGGTGGAACGGACAACGATGATATCCACATCTTTGGCAGCTTCGGGAAGGTCATTTTCGCCGAGCTTTGGTTGATAGATTACTTCAATATCTTTTGATCTCAGTAAATTAATATATTTTTCGGGAAACTGATCAGCGATCAATACTTTAAGTGACATATTTTTCTCCGTATGATTATTTCAACATGGGTATTTTAACCGACTTGTTGCGGGCGTTTTCCTTTGCCCGGTCGTAGCCGGCGTCTGCATGTCTTACTATCCCCATACCGGGGTCAGAAGTAAGGACTCTTTCTATTCTTTTTGCTGCTTCGGGCGTGCCGTCAGCAACAATAACCATTCCGGCGTGAATGGAATTACCAATACCGACACCGCCACCGTGATGAACGGATATCCATGAAGCACCATTAACGGCGTTAATCAGAGCGTTAAGGATGGGCCAGTCGGCTATGGCATCACTGCCGTCTTTCATTGCCTCGGTTTCTCTGTATGGGGAAGCCACTGAACCGCAATCAAGGTGATCCCTGCCGATAACTATCGGAGCTTTCACTTTTTTGTCAGCAACGAGTTGATTGAAAATCAATCCCATTTTTGCCCTGTCACCGTAACTCAGCCAGCATATTCTAGCAGGAAGCCCCTGAAAATGGACTTTTTTTCTTGCAAGTTCAAGCCAGTTGATAAGGGAGGTATTTTCAGGAAATGCAGCTTTAACGGCTTCGTCGGTTATATAAATATCTTCCGGATCACCCGAGAGGGCTGCCCAACGGAAAGGACCGCTGCCATCGCAGAAAAGCGGACGAATGTACTCAGGGACAAATCCGGGTATATCGAAAGCATTCTCAACACCGTTTGCCTGGGCTTCGCCACGGATGTTATTTCCGTAATCGAAAGTGACCGAACCCCGTCTTTGGAATTCGAGCATCGCTTTAAGATGAACAACTATGGTTTCCTTTGCGAGAGCAATATATTTGTCAGGGTCTGATTTTCGAAGTGCAAGAGCCTGTTCGAACGACATTCCCATCGGTACATAACCGTTTAAAGTATCGTGTGCGGATGTCTGATCTGTAACGATATCCAGGATTACATTTCTCTTCAGGAGCTCGGGAAGAATATCAGCAGCATTTCCAACAAGACCAACGGAGATATTGGCACCCGATTCTTTGGCATCGAGAACAATTTTCAGAGCTTCCTCGAGGTCTTCACTAAGAATATCGATGTAACCTGTCTCAATCCTTTTCTGAATTCTGGATTTATCGACATCAATTCCGAGGAATGTGGCACCGTTCATGGTGGCAGCCAGGGGCTGTGCTCCACCCATACCTCCGAGACCGGAGGTAAGAAGGAGTTTCCCTTTAAGTGAGCCGCCAAATTTCTGGCGGGCACACTCTGCGAATGTCTCATAGGTTCCCTGAAGAATGCCCTGTGTGCCGATGTAAATCCAGCTTCCCGCGGTCATCTGTCCGTACATGGTGAGTCCGAGGGCTTCAAGACGACGGAATTCATCCCAGTTTCCCCAACGGGGTACCAGCATCGAATTTGAAATGAGGACCCTGGGAGCATCCGGATGACTTCTGAAAATTGCAACAGGCTTTCCCGACTGAACGAGAAGGGTTTCATCGTTTTCAAGTTGTTTGAGGGACTCAATAATTGCATCGAACGATTCCCAGTTGCGGGCTGCCTTGCCTTTGCCACCATAGACAATCAGTTCGGCAGGATTTTCTGCAACCTCGGGGTCAAGGTTGTTCATCAACATTCTCATTGCAGCTTCCTGCACCCATCCTTTGCAGGAGAGGGTTGAACCGTGAGGAGCTTTGATGATTCTTTCTTCCTTTACCATCTCTATTTTTCCTGAAAATATTTGGTCAAGAGTTTTCCGTATTGTTTTTCAAGCGAGGAGAAAAAAAACTTTTTGAAAAAACCGGCTTTGCTGATCTGTTTTTTCAAGTGGTTGTGGTTTGCAACAACCATGTTTTTCAGAGTGAAATACTCATCTTTTGTAAACTTTACGGAATCGGATTCATTAATTTTATCAAGGATGGTGGAAAAGATTCTGTTCTGTTTAACCATCCCGACTTCCTGACTTCCACTCGTCTGTTTTACAGCCTGTTTTACAAACTGTGTCAATACTTTTTTATCACTTTTGTCGATATCGAGTGTATAATTTCTAAGCGCGATCTTCATGTTATCCTATAATTGAAGTGAAGTGAGTTTTTCTCTCATTTTCAGATATCCCGGTTTAATCACATCGTAGATAAGGCGGATTCTCTCATTATGATGGATAAAAGCGGATTTCATTGCATTAATTGTTATTTTTTCCACATCATCGAGGTGGAGGTCAAAAATTTGAACGGCTGTTACAAATTCCTTTGTCATGGTGGTATCACTCATCAGACAGTTGTCGGTATTGATCGTGACTCTGAATTTGTTTTTATATAAAATCTTGAAAGGGTGCTTTTCGAGGGATTCAACGGCACCTGTGTGCACATTGCTCAGTAGGCAGCACTCGATCGGAATTCTTTTGTCGAGCACATACTGGGCAAGATCACCCATTCCGGTAACGGTCTCACCGTCCTCTGCGATAATCATGTCTTCAACGAGTCTGGTACCGTGACCAATTCTGTGGGCTCCGCACCATTGAATCGCCTGCCAGATTGATTCCTTACCAAAGGCTTCACCGGCGTGGATCGTAATATTGAAATTTTCTCTTTGGATATACTGAAAAGCCTCGATGTGCTTTTTGGGGGGATATCCACCTTCTTCACCTGCAAGGTCGAAACCAACTACACCTTTTTCCCTGAAATTCACTGCAAGTTCGGCAATCTCAAGTGTATCTTTCATGTTTCTCATTCCACAGAGAATCAAACCGAATTCGACTTTATATTTAGTCTTTCCCTCTTCCAGACCTTCAAGGACGGCGGATACCACATCATCCATGTAAAGCCCTTTGAGAGTATGGAAAATGGGTGCAAACCTGATCTCCACATAACAAACACCATCGTTGTACATGTCTTCCATCATCTCGAAAGCAACTCTTGTCAGAGCCTCTCTCGTTTGCATCACAGCACATGTGTGTTCAAAACCCTGCAGGTATTCAACGAGGTTACCCTTGTTGGCTCCGCGGTGGAACCAGTTCCTCAGTTCCACGGGGTCCTGAGTTGGCAGTTTATCGTATCCCGTCTCACGGGCGAGTTCAATAATGGTCTCGGGTCTCAAAGTCCCGTCAAGGTGTTCATGCAAGAGCACCTTGGGTACAGTTTTAATAATTTCTTCAGTTGTCAATAAAAACCTCTTTTTAAATACTAAATTTATCATTATTAGAGAAGAAAATCAATTTTGTTTGAGGATAGTTTGATAAAATAATAGAATGCCGGTTATAAATCTTGTTTAAACAATGAATTTTGAGTAATTTAGGGTACCATAATTTGTGAAACTTTGGAGAAAAAATGAAAAGAATTAACATCCTCTTGTCAGGAATGATCCTTCTGGGATTGATGTTCTCGGGATATCAGTGTTCTTCCGCAGAAATGTCAAGTGCAAAACTTTACATTCAGCAGAAGAATTGGGAAAAAGCCGCTGAATCATTAGACAAGGAAATTGCAAAAAACCCGAAAAGTGACGAAGGTTACTATCTTCTTGGAATCGTGAAGAAAGAAAAAGAAGA harbors:
- a CDS encoding KH domain-containing protein encodes the protein MKEFVEFISKHLVDAPDKVIVEVKSEEEKKVVFALRVDANDIGKVIGKQGKTAQAIRTLLTAVAAKEGKRVILEIVD
- the trmD gene encoding tRNA (guanosine(37)-N1)-methyltransferase TrmD, producing MRIDIISAVPGFFDGPLNNSIIKRGQTKGKVEIHVHNLRDYAYDKHRMIDDKPFGGGAGMVLKVEPFFDCILKLKSERDYDAIIFTAPHGKIYDQQDANRYSLMENIMIICGHYKGIDDRVREAFATEIVSIGNFVLTGGELLAMVLVDSVVRIIPGVLNDSESALDDSFQDGDMIGAPCYTRPAEFRGLSVPEVLLQGDHGKVREWREDQSKILTDYWKKINKIGAQV
- the hutU gene encoding urocanate hydratase: MVKEERIIKAPHGSTLSCKGWVQEAAMRMLMNNLDPEVAENPAELIVYGGKGKAARNWESFDAIIESLKQLENDETLLVQSGKPVAIFRSHPDAPRVLISNSMLVPRWGNWDEFRRLEALGLTMYGQMTAGSWIYIGTQGILQGTYETFAECARQKFGGSLKGKLLLTSGLGGMGGAQPLAATMNGATFLGIDVDKSRIQKRIETGYIDILSEDLEEALKIVLDAKESGANISVGLVGNAADILPELLKRNVILDIVTDQTSAHDTLNGYVPMGMSFEQALALRKSDPDKYIALAKETIVVHLKAMLEFQRRGSVTFDYGNNIRGEAQANGVENAFDIPGFVPEYIRPLFCDGSGPFRWAALSGDPEDIYITDEAVKAAFPENTSLINWLELARKKVHFQGLPARICWLSYGDRAKMGLIFNQLVADKKVKAPIVIGRDHLDCGSVASPYRETEAMKDGSDAIADWPILNALINAVNGASWISVHHGGGVGIGNSIHAGMVIVADGTPEAAKRIERVLTSDPGMGIVRHADAGYDRAKENARNKSVKIPMLK
- the rimM gene encoding ribosome maturation factor RimM (Essential for efficient processing of 16S rRNA), translating into MDGYILIAKISSVYGKGGYLRLQSFSDFPDRFFKLKTVFVEFYASLKSLKIEKVKFDGEDLLVKFEKFDSDKDVEMFTGKELFIPETEIAALPDDTFYIHDLIGSKVVYRDQELGIIEDVMVLPANDVYVVSKEGKETLVPAVKEFIKSFSPEGKLLVLSDNFPGYDDEN
- a CDS encoding phosphoglycerate dehydrogenase: MSLKVLIADQFPEKYINLLRSKDIEVIYQPKLGENDLPEAAKDVDIIVVRSTKVNEQTINSAERLNLIVRAGAGVNNINIAAANKKGVYVTNCPGKNSIAVAELAIGLMVAIDRKIPDNVIDFRNGVWNKGIYSKAQGIYGKNLGIIGFGNIGKEVAARATAFGMNVYAKDISRVEGYGVKEFSEMDKILPILDIITIHLPLTDGTRKLFNKEMFKLMKPNSILINTSRAEVIDEDALLEAIEEKNIFCGFDVFTGEPEGKAGEVSSKLMNNKNIYITHHIGASTEQAQDAVAEETVNIIGGYINSGVIAHWVNKARWEESHYQLIVKHYDKPGVIASILNVMKKDEVNIEEVENEVFAGGLVAKCTVKLKQPLTDGVLEEIRNIPEIINLAHVAL
- a CDS encoding adenosine deaminase is translated as MTTEEIIKTVPKVLLHEHLDGTLRPETIIELARETGYDKLPTQDPVELRNWFHRGANKGNLVEYLQGFEHTCAVMQTREALTRVAFEMMEDMYNDGVCYVEIRFAPIFHTLKGLYMDDVVSAVLEGLEEGKTKYKVEFGLILCGMRNMKDTLEIAELAVNFREKGVVGFDLAGEEGGYPPKKHIEAFQYIQRENFNITIHAGEAFGKESIWQAIQWCGAHRIGHGTRLVEDMIIAEDGETVTGMGDLAQYVLDKRIPIECCLLSNVHTGAVESLEKHPFKILYKNKFRVTINTDNCLMSDTTMTKEFVTAVQIFDLHLDDVEKITINAMKSAFIHHNERIRLIYDVIKPGYLKMREKLTSLQL
- the rplS gene encoding 50S ribosomal protein L19, encoding MTSLYDFIPEEKRSEFADFNIGDRVRVHVRVIEGDKERIQPFEGDVIGIKGSLENKTFTVRKISSGVGVERIFPFNSPKVAKVELVREGKVRRAKLYYLRELSGKAAKIKSKNLR
- the ffh gene encoding signal recognition particle protein, producing the protein MFKDLSDKLELALKKIRGQGKLTESNVSDTVREIRRILLDADVNYKVTKDFIERVRVKAMGQEVITSITPGQLITKIIYDELVDLLGGSSQELSLNPSGKTILLIVGLQGSGKTTFSGKLARRFKGMGKRPLLVAADIYRPAAIDQLKTLGTQIDVPVFSLEVKDARKIAGDAIRFAEANRNDVIIIDTAGRLHVDEELMSEVADIKELVKPTEVLFVVDSMTGQDAINSAKSFNDKVDFDGIVLTKLDGDSRGGCALSIREVVGKPIKFISTGEKLDAIDIFYPDRLASRILGKGDVVSLVEKAQEAFDQKDAEELEEKLRKNRFDFDDFLKQIKMIKKMGSLSSLISMIPGIPNQMKNAQVDDNALVKVEAIINSMTRVERGNPKILNGGRRRRIARGSGTTIQDVNRLIKQFTEMQTMITRLNKNNFFRKQK
- the atpG gene encoding ATP synthase F1 subunit gamma, with the protein product MATLRDLRNRIKGVKSTQQITKAMKMVAAAKLRRATEAIVSARPYANKLGSLVSNLFTEDDKLTNPFVLTREVKTELIIVVTADRGLCGAFNTNIIKEAAHYVADLKSKGIEPVLFTVGKKGYDHFRKRDVKLAGDVTGLFNSLNFSYVGKILPSAIQGFLSGKYDKVTFIYNEFKSVISQKVIHSQFLPVPIEVSEGTSGDLFIFEKSQKEILNSLLPQYLETQLWKALLDSNAAEHGARMTAMENATTNASELISSLKLTYNKARQAAITKELLEVVSGANALRG